From Salinicoccus roseus, one genomic window encodes:
- a CDS encoding thermonuclease family protein, giving the protein MFVFIALALRSKSKNQNPRRHFRRAGIAFVTGLALFFVTVAVTDEVEEPVDQTASADEDAEKVTEEATEEEIEEESKEDSEEEEAAAEAEKEKEESIEAEKEASIEAAEKEKEESIEAEREKEESIEEASIEAEKEKEESIEAEKEASIEAKEESIEKAEAEKEKSIEEAEAKAEAEEEPVEEPVASKDGLIPVSLYRVVDGDTVNVIDDSGQELKLRLLLIDTPETVHPNKPVEPYGKEASARLTELLNAADQLYIEYDSGDKTDHYDRHLVYLYADDVSVHEVLLKEGLARVGYIYEQQRYLSEFRAAEQYAKDRGLGIWSIPGYVNEGGEGFNSEEPEPEPEPTSEPATSEPATSEPQQTTENFQNCTELKKVYPDGVASDHAAYQSKMDRDKDNWACE; this is encoded by the coding sequence ATGTTTGTCTTCATTGCTCTGGCATTGAGGTCCAAGTCTAAAAACCAGAACCCCCGCAGGCATTTCAGAAGGGCGGGCATCGCATTTGTGACAGGTTTGGCATTGTTCTTCGTGACTGTTGCTGTCACGGATGAAGTGGAGGAGCCTGTCGACCAGACCGCTTCAGCGGATGAGGATGCTGAAAAGGTGACGGAAGAAGCGACAGAGGAAGAGATTGAAGAGGAATCGAAAGAGGATTCAGAAGAAGAGGAGGCAGCAGCTGAGGCGGAGAAGGAAAAAGAGGAATCCATCGAAGCTGAGAAAGAGGCCTCCATTGAAGCGGCTGAAAAAGAGAAGGAAGAGTCGATTGAAGCCGAAAGGGAGAAAGAGGAGTCGATCGAGGAAGCGTCCATAGAGGCTGAGAAGGAAAAGGAAGAATCCATTGAAGCTGAAAAAGAGGCTTCCATAGAAGCGAAGGAAGAATCGATTGAGAAGGCTGAAGCTGAGAAGGAAAAGTCCATCGAGGAAGCGGAGGCGAAAGCCGAAGCTGAAGAGGAACCGGTGGAGGAACCTGTAGCTTCCAAGGATGGCCTCATACCGGTCTCCCTCTATCGTGTAGTCGATGGGGATACGGTTAATGTCATTGATGACTCCGGCCAGGAATTGAAGCTGCGGCTGCTTCTGATCGACACGCCTGAAACGGTCCATCCGAATAAACCGGTGGAACCATATGGCAAGGAAGCGTCTGCAAGACTCACCGAACTGCTGAATGCGGCAGACCAGCTGTATATTGAATACGACAGCGGTGATAAGACGGATCACTATGACAGGCATCTGGTCTATCTGTACGCGGATGATGTGAGTGTCCACGAAGTGCTGCTTAAAGAAGGTCTTGCACGCGTGGGCTACATCTATGAACAGCAACGTTACCTGTCCGAATTCCGTGCAGCGGAACAGTACGCCAAGGATCGTGGGCTTGGCATCTGGTCCATCCCGGGCTATGTGAATGAAGGCGGGGAAGGATTCAACAGTGAAGAACCGGAACCTGAGCCGGAACCGACGAGCGAGCCGGCTACAAGTGAACCGGCCACTTCAGAACCGCAGCAGACGACTGAAAACTTCCAGAACTGCACAGAGCTGAAGAAGGTCTATCCGGACGGTGTGGCTTCTGACCATGCAGCGTACCAGTCAAAGATGGACAGGGATAAGGACAACTGGGCTTGTGAGTAG
- a CDS encoding VOC family protein: protein MNFHKSPATHVSHVKINVSDMKEALNFYTGLLGFKVLEQNGKDVQLTADDKTSILSLHEPENPIEKKRTSGLFHFAILLPERADLAAITIHLAKNDVRLGASDHLVSEALYFNDPDGNGIEVYRDREPEEWSWNGSRVEMTTDPLDFENLVESLEEGQEWQGMPEGTVMGHLHLHVSDMPSAVKFYTEGLGLKVVAEFPGQAAFMSSKDYHHHIAVNVWNGIGAPQPEPGSVGLNEFIMNYPDEASLNAAAKRLEDLGHEVISKDGTTVSYDPSGNKAILTTE, encoded by the coding sequence ATGAACTTCCATAAATCACCCGCAACACATGTCTCCCATGTCAAGATCAACGTATCGGACATGAAGGAGGCCCTGAACTTCTATACCGGACTGCTGGGCTTCAAGGTCCTCGAACAGAACGGGAAGGATGTGCAGCTCACGGCAGACGATAAGACAAGCATCCTTTCGCTTCATGAGCCGGAAAATCCCATCGAGAAGAAACGCACATCCGGATTGTTCCACTTCGCGATCCTTCTGCCTGAGCGTGCAGACCTCGCCGCAATCACCATCCATCTCGCCAAAAATGATGTAAGGCTCGGTGCTTCCGACCATCTCGTCAGTGAAGCCCTCTACTTCAATGATCCTGACGGGAACGGCATCGAAGTATACCGGGACCGGGAACCCGAAGAATGGAGCTGGAATGGTTCACGTGTGGAAATGACGACCGATCCGCTGGATTTCGAAAATCTCGTCGAATCACTGGAGGAAGGCCAGGAATGGCAGGGCATGCCAGAAGGCACGGTCATGGGGCACCTGCACCTGCACGTCTCCGATATGCCTTCTGCTGTGAAGTTCTATACGGAAGGGCTCGGGCTCAAGGTTGTAGCTGAATTCCCGGGACAGGCTGCATTCATGTCTTCTAAAGACTATCACCACCACATCGCCGTCAATGTATGGAACGGCATCGGTGCCCCGCAACCCGAACCTGGCAGTGTCGGCCTCAACGAATTCATCATGAACTACCCTGATGAAGCTTCCCTCAATGCTGCTGCCAAACGGCTTGAGGACCTGGGCCACGAAGTCATTTCCAAAGATGGAACAACCGTCTCCTACGACCCTTCAGGCAACAAGGCAATCCTGACAACAGAATGA
- a CDS encoding winged helix-turn-helix transcriptional regulator codes for MKQSILCPKFEKAVSLLSQRWTALVIYQMLESPQRFGEIQAAIGISGKVLSDRLKDMEQEGLIKRDVYPETPVVIEYSLTEKGCSLETVLRDIENWSQDWIEIDRQSETGS; via the coding sequence TTGAAACAATCTATTCTTTGTCCTAAATTCGAAAAGGCAGTATCACTGCTCAGCCAGAGATGGACGGCACTGGTCATCTATCAGATGCTCGAGTCACCACAGCGTTTTGGAGAAATACAGGCCGCAATCGGCATCAGCGGCAAAGTGCTTTCCGACCGGCTTAAGGATATGGAACAGGAAGGGCTCATAAAAAGGGATGTATACCCCGAGACGCCTGTAGTCATAGAATATTCACTTACAGAAAAAGGATGTTCCCTTGAAACTGTATTGAGAGATATTGAAAACTGGTCCCAGGACTGGATCGAAATCGATCGGCAGAGTGAAACGGGTTCCTAG
- a CDS encoding purine-cytosine permease family protein translates to MGSVKATDQKIDHEIEEQEDDYSLDKVPYKERNMGWFSITNITFGIATAIFYFQLGSVMALQFGAVNALISAGYAIIVAGIMGTIISYLSARSGMNVNLMSRGGGFGYIGASLTSLIYASNFIMYCAFEGMILVYAVHEFFPAIPLWLLIVVFGTLVIPLNWFGIKQLDKLQKWSLPIFFAFLIAAITVALFTTSLYDGRFWTYMPEGVQIGGTALLMCIGMQHGIMGLTALLASDYARFLKPEHLKVGSVMIGVIPQIFCYGVMGGLGIWFGVRLAEPNPGVYIVQLLGIGGALFTMLTQIRINVTNIYSSSLSLSNFFENVFRFTPGRRFWIVVAGVTAMVLMLGGIVDHLDAALIFQGVFLLAWAAVLITDALIVKMMLKIGPAFYEARQENLYKWNPVGVVALIVSSSLGTVAALGYMGTFLENTAAFFAAALAAALTVLMAVLTKGKYYLKNEVDDIDKEDYLYEPRTKQKRTVPVRRPVTVNAKAMNK, encoded by the coding sequence ATGGGATCTGTGAAAGCGACAGATCAAAAGATTGATCATGAGATTGAAGAACAGGAAGATGACTACTCCTTGGACAAAGTTCCTTACAAAGAAAGGAACATGGGCTGGTTCAGCATCACCAACATAACCTTTGGTATCGCAACTGCAATCTTCTACTTCCAGCTGGGCAGTGTCATGGCACTTCAATTCGGTGCAGTGAACGCGCTCATATCCGCTGGTTATGCCATTATTGTAGCAGGTATCATGGGTACGATTATTTCCTACTTATCTGCAAGATCCGGGATGAACGTCAACCTGATGTCGCGAGGCGGCGGATTCGGGTACATAGGCGCTTCATTGACTTCCCTGATCTACGCATCCAACTTCATCATGTACTGTGCGTTCGAAGGCATGATCCTTGTGTACGCTGTACATGAATTCTTCCCGGCCATTCCGCTTTGGCTGCTGATCGTCGTATTCGGTACACTTGTCATTCCATTGAACTGGTTCGGAATCAAGCAGCTGGATAAACTGCAGAAATGGTCTCTGCCGATATTCTTTGCTTTCCTTATCGCAGCAATTACTGTTGCACTGTTCACTACATCACTATATGATGGCCGCTTCTGGACCTACATGCCCGAAGGTGTGCAGATCGGCGGCACTGCACTTCTGATGTGCATCGGCATGCAGCACGGAATCATGGGACTGACTGCACTGCTCGCATCCGACTACGCACGGTTCCTGAAACCGGAACATCTTAAGGTCGGATCCGTCATGATCGGTGTCATCCCGCAGATCTTCTGTTACGGCGTCATGGGCGGCCTCGGCATATGGTTCGGTGTCCGCCTTGCGGAACCGAATCCTGGCGTCTACATCGTCCAGCTGCTCGGCATCGGCGGTGCACTATTCACGATGCTCACGCAGATCCGCATCAATGTGACGAACATCTACAGCAGTTCCCTATCCCTATCGAACTTCTTTGAAAATGTGTTCCGTTTCACACCGGGGCGCAGGTTCTGGATCGTCGTTGCAGGCGTCACTGCAATGGTCCTCATGCTCGGCGGCATCGTGGATCATCTGGATGCAGCATTGATCTTCCAGGGTGTGTTCCTGCTGGCATGGGCCGCCGTGCTGATTACCGACGCCCTCATCGTCAAGATGATGCTCAAGATCGGCCCTGCATTCTATGAAGCCCGCCAAGAGAACCTGTACAAGTGGAATCCGGTCGGCGTCGTGGCACTCATCGTCTCCAGTTCTCTCGGTACCGTAGCTGCACTTGGTTACATGGGCACATTCCTCGAGAATACTGCAGCCTTCTTTGCAGCAGCACTTGCAGCGGCACTCACAGTACTCATGGCTGTTCTGACAAAAGGAAAATACTACCTTAAAAATGAGGTCGATGACATCGACAAGGAAGACTACCTTTATGAGCCGAGAACAAAGCAGAAAAGAACCGTTCCGGTCAGGCGTCCGGTTACGGTTAATGCAAAGGCCATGAACAAATAG
- a CDS encoding FAD-dependent oxidoreductase: MSEFNNDNISFWTDTVDLPSYPTLENDTSTEVLVVGAGITGLMNAYKLAMQGRQVMVLEANKVLTGTTANTTARLMAQQGPLYSQISKQQDKETARLYYESQMAAIDEIESISRKHNIDCDFRRVDGVMYAENESSVKELEKEAKVYEDLDIDGSLLKEQFDLPFETVAQLVMRNQGEFHPLKFLKGILEVLEEKGVEIYEHVMGKGVEGNTLKTSEGISIDFEHLVVATHFPFLDYQGFYFNSFKINRSYGLVVTTSTPPSEDLSLNGFDGPGLTTRNIVNPDKELPTVLFGGLGHMSYDEQDMTGQLEKLRLYADQKTTNHERLYAFRAQDQMTVDSLPYIGYFDQKHDNRFVASGFNKYGMTNGVLSSMIISDLIAGNENRYHDMVSPHRKKGTFAQLKQFATTPLESLGVEAKNMLKNYPDINETNLSAGEGAVVQDGIMKKGLYRDDDSNEYLVVDNRCTHMGCSLSWNQEDRTWDCPCHGSRFNFKGNVIEGPATEDLDVEIKKTDDE; encoded by the coding sequence ATGAGCGAATTCAACAATGACAACATCTCTTTTTGGACTGATACTGTCGACCTGCCCTCTTACCCTACGCTGGAAAACGATACGAGTACTGAGGTGCTTGTCGTCGGTGCCGGAATCACCGGCCTGATGAATGCATATAAGCTTGCCATGCAGGGCCGCCAAGTTATGGTACTTGAGGCCAATAAGGTACTCACCGGTACGACAGCGAATACAACTGCCCGCCTCATGGCACAGCAGGGTCCGCTCTACAGCCAGATCAGCAAGCAGCAGGACAAGGAGACCGCCCGCCTCTATTATGAATCCCAGATGGCGGCCATAGATGAAATTGAATCGATCAGCAGAAAGCACAACATAGACTGCGACTTCAGAAGGGTCGACGGGGTCATGTATGCTGAAAATGAAAGCTCGGTCAAAGAACTGGAAAAAGAGGCCAAGGTCTATGAGGACCTCGATATCGACGGCTCCCTATTGAAGGAACAGTTCGATCTCCCCTTTGAAACCGTCGCCCAGCTTGTCATGAGGAACCAGGGGGAATTCCATCCGTTGAAGTTCCTGAAGGGCATACTGGAAGTCCTCGAAGAGAAAGGCGTCGAAATATATGAACATGTGATGGGCAAAGGTGTCGAAGGCAATACATTGAAGACATCGGAAGGGATAAGCATCGATTTCGAACATCTCGTCGTCGCCACCCACTTCCCGTTCCTCGATTATCAGGGGTTCTACTTCAACAGTTTCAAGATCAACCGGTCCTATGGCCTCGTCGTCACGACGTCCACCCCGCCATCCGAAGATCTGTCATTGAACGGGTTCGATGGTCCCGGGCTGACGACAAGGAATATTGTCAACCCGGACAAGGAACTCCCTACCGTCCTCTTTGGCGGACTTGGGCATATGTCCTATGACGAACAGGATATGACCGGGCAGTTGGAGAAACTCAGGCTCTACGCCGATCAGAAGACGACCAACCACGAGCGGTTGTATGCCTTCCGCGCACAGGATCAGATGACGGTGGACTCCCTCCCCTACATCGGGTATTTCGATCAGAAGCATGACAACCGGTTCGTCGCATCCGGATTCAACAAATACGGCATGACCAACGGCGTCCTCTCCTCCATGATCATCAGCGACCTGATCGCGGGCAATGAGAACAGGTATCATGATATGGTCAGCCCACACCGTAAGAAGGGTACATTCGCCCAGCTCAAGCAGTTCGCCACAACACCGTTGGAGAGCCTCGGCGTCGAAGCGAAGAATATGCTGAAGAACTATCCGGACATCAATGAGACGAACCTTTCTGCAGGTGAAGGGGCAGTCGTCCAGGATGGCATAATGAAGAAAGGGCTGTACCGCGATGATGACAGCAATGAGTACCTGGTCGTGGACAACCGCTGTACCCATATGGGATGCAGCCTGAGCTGGAACCAGGAGGACAGGACATGGGACTGCCCATGCCATGGCTCCCGCTTCAACTTCAAAGGTAATGTCATCGAAGGACCGGCTACAGAAGACCTTGATGTGGAAATTAAAAAAACGGATGACGAATAG
- a CDS encoding DedA family protein produces the protein MESLLTYIINNFGRLGIAFLMALENVFPPLPSEVVLSFGGFMTTQSSLGMTGVVISATIGSVGGATVLYYFGKFQAQKRMEKIVDKWGHILPIDKEDIYKTNDWFSKFQSVAVFICRFIPVMRSIISIPAGMVHMNILLFLTLTTVGTLIWNTVLVYLGASAGGSWQTIVGYMDIYSKIMYGILIAVVIILIFLLIKKKKR, from the coding sequence ATGGAAAGTTTGCTTACCTATATCATTAATAATTTCGGCCGTCTCGGCATCGCCTTTTTGATGGCTTTAGAAAATGTTTTCCCGCCCCTCCCATCAGAAGTGGTGCTGAGTTTCGGTGGTTTCATGACGACCCAGTCGAGTTTGGGGATGACCGGTGTCGTCATTTCAGCGACCATCGGTTCCGTGGGTGGCGCCACTGTCCTGTACTACTTCGGCAAGTTTCAAGCTCAGAAGCGGATGGAAAAGATCGTCGACAAGTGGGGGCATATCCTACCGATAGATAAGGAAGATATCTATAAAACCAATGACTGGTTTAGTAAATTTCAATCAGTGGCTGTGTTCATATGCCGCTTCATTCCTGTGATGCGCAGCATCATATCAATCCCTGCAGGGATGGTACACATGAACATCCTGTTGTTTCTTACATTGACTACAGTAGGTACTTTGATTTGGAATACTGTCCTCGTATACCTCGGTGCTTCTGCCGGTGGCTCGTGGCAGACAATTGTGGGATATATGGATATCTATTCAAAGATCATGTATGGCATTCTCATTGCAGTGGTGATCATCCTCATTTTCCTACTAATAAAGAAAAAGAAACGATGA
- a CDS encoding immunoglobulin-like domain-containing protein, translated as MLDDPSPRQELPQSEDITFSLAQTTHSLPIDKVNLNITNTGTSYYTFGEFFYIEKVVEDTWYMLEIEDSNFNDFSSFDNYGYRLAPGESREETLVLSNYAFTFDPGKYRIAKAFNNEATSETIWLSAEFEVVD; from the coding sequence CTGCTTGATGACCCCTCACCCAGACAGGAACTTCCTCAGTCGGAAGACATTACATTTTCACTAGCCCAGACCACCCACTCTCTCCCTATAGACAAAGTGAACCTCAACATCACCAATACTGGAACCAGTTACTATACATTCGGTGAGTTCTTCTATATCGAAAAAGTAGTCGAAGACACATGGTACATGCTTGAAATCGAAGATTCCAATTTCAATGACTTCTCATCATTCGACAACTACGGATACAGACTCGCTCCCGGAGAAAGTAGAGAAGAAACCTTGGTGCTGAGCAACTACGCATTCACCTTTGACCCTGGCAAATACAGGATCGCCAAAGCCTTCAACAACGAAGCCACCTCCGAAACAATTTGGTTATCAGCAGAATTTGAAGTAGTGGATTAA
- a CDS encoding four-helix bundle copper-binding protein, translated as MAHEQHQQLLETLHECMEECNHCFDACLKEDDVKMMAECIRLDRECADMCGYLEQAISRNSPFVKEIAGVCATICEACGKECEKHDHDHCQKCAEACFKCAEACRNAA; from the coding sequence ATGGCACACGAACAGCATCAACAGCTGCTCGAAACGCTGCATGAATGCATGGAAGAATGCAACCACTGTTTCGACGCCTGCCTCAAGGAAGACGACGTCAAGATGATGGCCGAATGCATCCGCCTCGACAGGGAATGTGCGGATATGTGCGGTTATCTTGAACAGGCAATTTCAAGGAATTCACCATTTGTAAAAGAAATCGCCGGCGTATGTGCAACAATCTGTGAAGCATGCGGTAAGGAATGTGAAAAGCACGACCATGACCACTGCCAGAAATGTGCAGAAGCATGCTTCAAATGTGCAGAAGCGTGCAGAAATGCTGCATAA
- a CDS encoding class I SAM-dependent methyltransferase, producing the protein MIVTTGGRTDQRTIDHARTLSEAYDSPYIERAKRSITKLKESYQEDIIVVSRNGIAIHPLSQEEPLTFHPNMAMVRAKRMLSGETDPLIQTAGIAPGMHVLDCTMGLASDSIIASLATGAEGQVTALEADPLLHLLSAEGLQSFPASNQEINEAMRRIVTMNAEHHAFLASEPDDSYDIIYFDPMFSEAIDNSNAIRTIHHQTEQSGLNVETIIEARRVARRRVVMKDHWKSPKFSELGFTQVKRKTSLFHYGYIDVQDEAVR; encoded by the coding sequence ATGATAGTCACAACAGGCGGAAGAACCGATCAGCGGACCATAGACCATGCCCGGACACTCTCGGAAGCATATGATTCCCCCTATATCGAACGGGCGAAGCGGTCCATCACCAAATTGAAGGAAAGTTACCAGGAAGACATCATCGTCGTCAGCAGGAACGGCATCGCCATCCACCCCCTCTCCCAGGAGGAACCGCTCACATTCCATCCGAACATGGCGATGGTACGCGCCAAAAGGATGCTGAGTGGAGAGACCGACCCCTTGATTCAAACTGCAGGAATCGCCCCCGGGATGCATGTGCTCGACTGCACCATGGGCCTTGCCTCAGACAGCATCATCGCCAGTCTCGCCACTGGAGCTGAAGGCCAGGTCACAGCCCTTGAAGCCGACCCCCTGCTCCACCTGCTTTCAGCAGAAGGACTGCAGTCCTTCCCTGCCTCGAACCAGGAAATCAATGAAGCCATGCGCCGTATTGTCACCATGAACGCAGAACACCATGCATTCCTCGCATCAGAGCCCGATGATTCATATGACATCATCTACTTCGATCCCATGTTCAGTGAAGCCATCGACAACTCGAACGCCATCCGCACCATCCACCATCAGACCGAACAGTCCGGACTCAATGTGGAAACCATCATCGAAGCCCGGCGCGTCGCCAGAAGGCGTGTGGTCATGAAGGACCATTGGAAGAGCCCGAAATTCAGTGAACTTGGATTCACGCAGGTGAAGCGGAAGACCAGTCTCTTCCATTATGGGTATATCGATGTGCAGGATGAGGCTGTGCGATAA
- a CDS encoding DUF5067 domain-containing protein, with protein sequence MTLKKYLLAGGLSTVLVLGACGGDGGSEEETSEEETAQEDSENTSEDATAEEESTEESDSGSSEDGEVTHSGEYGDYTVTEFSQYTIEPEESEEETTEEETEEGAEEPQPTEVVTIEFEFTNNSDVATAPQEAFGLDLAVRQIMEGGETTLENLTMDLPEDYEKSEEAAAASEMIEPGETATAVLAYGPVDPELETVLQSRDNPMAEEEIEPLDHTIELESTESSEEETSEEETEEDSEE encoded by the coding sequence ATGACATTAAAAAAATATCTGCTCGCCGGCGGCCTGTCAACAGTACTTGTTCTGGGAGCATGTGGTGGAGATGGCGGTTCTGAAGAGGAAACATCGGAAGAAGAAACTGCCCAGGAGGATTCCGAAAACACAAGTGAAGACGCAACGGCTGAAGAAGAGTCGACAGAAGAATCCGACAGCGGTTCCTCCGAAGACGGCGAAGTCACCCATTCCGGTGAATACGGGGACTACACGGTGACGGAATTCAGCCAGTATACAATCGAGCCGGAAGAATCCGAAGAGGAGACGACTGAGGAGGAGACTGAGGAAGGGGCAGAAGAACCTCAGCCGACTGAAGTCGTCACCATCGAATTCGAATTCACGAACAACTCCGATGTAGCCACTGCACCGCAGGAGGCGTTCGGTCTTGACCTTGCCGTCAGACAGATCATGGAGGGTGGGGAAACCACACTCGAAAACTTGACGATGGATCTCCCTGAAGACTACGAAAAAAGTGAGGAAGCAGCTGCCGCATCCGAAATGATCGAGCCAGGTGAAACGGCAACTGCAGTCCTCGCATATGGACCGGTCGACCCTGAACTTGAGACCGTCCTCCAGAGCCGCGACAATCCGATGGCCGAAGAGGAGATCGAACCACTCGACCACACGATTGAACTCGAAAGCACCGAATCCTCCGAAGAGGAGACGAGTGAAGAGGAAACAGAGGAAGATTCTGAAGAATAA
- a CDS encoding 1,4-dihydroxy-2-naphthoate polyprenyltransferase: protein MQGTDTHTGIKKYISLTRPHTLTAGFVPVLVGTASVLLFSSIRWDMFFAMLIATLLIQSATNMFNEYFDYKKGLDSRESVGIAGAIVRNGMSPRAVLNIAVTFYIFAALIGIYITLNSSLWVLVAGIISMAVGYLYTGGPFPISWTPFGEIFAGFFMGTVIIMITFYIHTGILHYFPLLMSVPIAITIGLLNMANNIRDRKKDKESGRKTFVILVGKPIAVITTAALLLFSYIFIGWVAFFKPYGSIFMILTFLSLPIFIRTVKLMWKGSTPQELIPAMASMGKLNTMFGLLLTIGLLLYGITGI from the coding sequence ATGCAAGGAACAGATACACACACAGGCATCAAAAAATATATAAGCCTCACCCGGCCGCATACCCTGACTGCGGGCTTTGTACCGGTGCTCGTCGGCACAGCAAGTGTACTGCTGTTCTCATCGATCAGATGGGATATGTTTTTTGCGATGCTGATCGCCACCCTGCTGATCCAGTCCGCAACAAACATGTTCAACGAATACTTCGACTATAAGAAGGGGCTCGACAGCCGGGAGTCCGTCGGGATTGCAGGCGCCATCGTACGGAACGGCATGTCGCCCCGGGCTGTGCTCAATATCGCCGTCACCTTCTATATCTTTGCTGCGCTCATCGGCATCTACATCACATTGAACAGCTCCTTATGGGTGCTCGTCGCCGGCATCATCTCAATGGCTGTCGGATACCTCTATACAGGGGGGCCCTTCCCCATCTCATGGACGCCATTCGGTGAAATTTTCGCCGGCTTCTTCATGGGCACCGTAATCATCATGATCACATTCTACATCCACACGGGCATCCTGCACTACTTTCCGCTTCTGATGTCGGTACCCATCGCCATAACGATCGGCCTGCTGAACATGGCGAATAATATAAGGGACCGGAAAAAGGACAAGGAAAGCGGCAGGAAGACATTCGTCATCCTGGTCGGAAAACCGATTGCCGTCATCACCACTGCGGCGCTGCTCCTGTTCTCATACATCTTCATCGGATGGGTCGCCTTCTTCAAACCCTACGGCTCCATCTTCATGATCCTGACATTCCTCTCCCTGCCGATCTTCATACGCACAGTCAAGCTGATGTGGAAAGGCAGTACACCCCAGGAGCTCATTCCGGCCATGGCATCCATGGGTAAGCTGAACACCATGTTCGGCCTGCTGCTGACCATCGGCCTGCTGCTGTACGGGATTACGGGAATATAA
- a CDS encoding isochorismate synthase yields MNLEAYQNVLDDVRLDSDRAYLSLQLPIDGYDIDEQKIFSYFQKAQGSRYWFRSKDDRYNTVGIEYLESIKRDKYSSKALATQKSTLYDKIQKVPLEEGMKSSLNLFGGTRFDDKDTSDEWNDFTMVEFHLPKWQFDLVNKELFYSVPLADVDMSTILGTITGELENISAVEAKEFEAPQINMEKDIFPEEWKSLVDHAVSVLDDTEFRKVVLARQRLLTFKSTIDPLFLLKRLNDETGTYTIYYEKGKSLFVSKSPEKLFDVQGDTLRTNAIAGSSERTGDVEKDEMQKSFLLNDEKNRYEHELVRESIVSDLEPFTDWVEFGPEPNILENRYIYHLHTPIKAELSDDSGIFELLDAIHPTPAVGGMPKERAQQYIMEEEYGTRGLYAAPIGLIHEDNESEFVVAIRSMLLHANSATLFAGCGIVKGSSSEKEFEETRVKFTPMLNVLGVENR; encoded by the coding sequence ATGAATTTGGAAGCATATCAAAACGTTCTGGATGATGTCAGGCTGGATTCGGACAGAGCCTACCTCAGTCTGCAGCTGCCCATTGATGGATATGATATAGATGAACAGAAGATATTTTCATATTTTCAGAAGGCGCAGGGGTCAAGGTACTGGTTCCGTTCCAAAGATGACAGGTATAATACCGTCGGTATCGAATACCTGGAAAGCATCAAAAGGGACAAGTACTCCTCCAAGGCGCTGGCCACCCAGAAATCCACATTGTATGACAAAATCCAGAAAGTACCGCTGGAAGAGGGGATGAAATCCTCCCTCAACCTGTTTGGAGGCACACGCTTCGATGACAAGGACACTTCTGACGAATGGAATGACTTCACCATGGTGGAATTCCATCTTCCGAAGTGGCAGTTCGACCTGGTCAATAAGGAGCTGTTCTATTCGGTTCCGCTCGCAGATGTGGACATGTCCACCATCCTTGGGACCATAACGGGCGAGCTTGAGAACATTTCAGCAGTTGAAGCCAAAGAATTTGAAGCACCCCAGATCAATATGGAGAAGGACATCTTTCCAGAGGAGTGGAAGTCCCTTGTCGATCATGCAGTAAGTGTATTGGATGACACGGAGTTCAGGAAAGTGGTGCTGGCAAGACAGCGGCTCCTGACATTCAAATCAACGATCGACCCGCTTTTCCTATTGAAGAGATTGAATGATGAGACCGGCACTTATACGATCTATTACGAAAAAGGGAAGTCCCTTTTCGTATCGAAGTCGCCTGAAAAGCTCTTCGATGTCCAGGGGGACACTTTGAGGACGAATGCGATAGCAGGGTCTTCCGAACGTACAGGGGACGTGGAGAAGGATGAAATGCAGAAGTCATTCCTTCTGAATGATGAAAAGAACCGGTATGAACATGAACTTGTCAGGGAGTCCATCGTCAGCGACCTCGAACCCTTCACGGACTGGGTGGAGTTCGGGCCGGAGCCCAACATACTGGAAAACAGATATATCTATCATCTTCATACGCCGATCAAAGCCGAGCTTTCAGATGATTCGGGCATATTCGAACTGCTGGATGCCATCCATCCGACGCCGGCTGTGGGCGGTATGCCGAAGGAACGGGCACAACAGTACATCATGGAGGAGGAGTACGGCACAAGAGGACTCTATGCCGCACCGATCGGCCTCATCCATGAAGACAATGAGAGTGAGTTCGTCGTGGCCATAAGATCCATGCTGCTGCACGCAAACAGTGCCACACTGTTTGCGGGATGCGGCATCGTCAAAGGGTCTTCCAGCGAGAAGGAATTTGAAGAGACGCGTGTCAAATTCACACCGATGCTTAATGTACTGGGGGTAGAGAACAGATGA